The region CCAGATACCCGACATTGCATCCCTCACCGCCGGGGCAACTATAAGTTTCCTTCTCCTTGTATGGGCCGGCGGGAACCTTTTCAGGCAGTTCAAGAAAATAATTGATAATATGTGGGGAGTCTCCAGTACTGAATCAGACTGGTTGCATAATTTCCTGAAAAAAAGCTTTGCGTCTGTGATAGGAGTATTTGTGGTCGGTTTTTTGCTGGTATTGAACACATTAGTTGAAGCATTTTTCCTGATGGGATATGGTTTATTGAGTGAGTTGCTGCCCTTTAACCTGAGAATCCTGCAATATGCCAGTTCGTTTTCGAATTTCCTCATTCTACTGATGCTATTCATATATGTTTACAGAGTGCTGCCTGAGGCCAGAATAGACATGAGATATGTTTTAGAGGGCTCATTTTTCACAGTATCGCTGATTACAATAGCCAAGTATTTTTTCGCCTTTTACCTGTCTCATGGCAATATAACCACAGTTTACGGAGCCATAGGTTCCATCATTGGATTTTTACTCTGGGTATATTTTTCATTCATAGCAGTGACCTTTGCGGCGGAGATGATCAATGTACGCTCAAAAAATGTCAGCAGGGAAAAACCTGCTTGAGAAAAGAGATGACAAGATGATTTCCATCTGAAAATCAGATATAATCGTACTTTTTCAGGATATTTTGCAAATCCATTATCAGGTCACCACTATTTTTAGCATCTTCTATCTCATGTAGTAACAGCTGTATCAAATCATCTGCATGCTGGCATTTTTTGTAGTACTCGGGATCCAGAAGGACATCTTCCGGGATTTTTTTGCT is a window of Methanohalophilus mahii DSM 5219 DNA encoding:
- a CDS encoding YihY/virulence factor BrkB family protein is translated as MKALPGLFRETLSHWNEDDGMTSSAALSFYLIVSLPAILLFSVSVGSYFLKARHLESAIIGYIDLMAGDTLIHMVEILLNQIPDIASLTAGATISFLLLVWAGGNLFRQFKKIIDNMWGVSSTESDWLHNFLKKSFASVIGVFVVGFLLVLNTLVEAFFLMGYGLLSELLPFNLRILQYASSFSNFLILLMLFIYVYRVLPEARIDMRYVLEGSFFTVSLITIAKYFFAFYLSHGNITTVYGAIGSIIGFLLWVYFSFIAVTFAAEMINVRSKNVSREKPA